Proteins from a single region of Sphaerochaeta globosa str. Buddy:
- the rplA gene encoding 50S ribosomal protein L1, whose product MKHGKNYRESIKKIDRSKLYTFEEASALVKDVAFAKFDETVEISVKLTLKKSQSVRDTVVLPHQFSAQKRVLVFAKGEKAEEARQAGAAFVGDDDLIEKIRGGWMDFDVAVATPDMMKDVGRLGPILGRRGLMPNPKTQTVTFDLKAALAELTKGRVEFRSDKTNVIHIAVGKISMDADKVSENARVVVKEIIRKKPSDAKADFVVSIALSSTMGPGVRVNVKDLMASV is encoded by the coding sequence ATGAAACACGGAAAGAATTATCGCGAAAGCATCAAGAAAATTGACCGTTCCAAGCTCTATACCTTCGAAGAGGCTTCCGCCCTGGTAAAGGACGTTGCATTTGCAAAGTTTGATGAGACCGTTGAGATCTCTGTCAAACTTACCCTCAAGAAGAGCCAGAGTGTTCGTGACACGGTAGTACTCCCCCACCAGTTTTCCGCCCAGAAGCGTGTACTTGTATTCGCAAAGGGTGAGAAGGCAGAGGAAGCTCGCCAGGCCGGTGCCGCATTTGTCGGTGACGACGACCTGATCGAGAAGATCCGTGGCGGTTGGATGGATTTTGATGTGGCTGTAGCCACCCCTGATATGATGAAAGACGTCGGTCGTCTCGGTCCTATCCTTGGTCGCAGAGGCTTGATGCCGAACCCCAAGACACAGACGGTAACTTTTGACCTGAAGGCTGCTCTCGCTGAGCTTACCAAGGGCCGTGTAGAGTTCCGCTCCGACAAGACCAACGTTATTCACATCGCTGTAGGAAAGATTTCCATGGATGCCGACAAGGTGAGCGAAAACGCTCGTGTTGTCGTCAAGGAAATCATCCGCAAGAAGCCTTCCGATGCTAAGGCTGACTTCGTAGTCAGCATCGCCCTTTCCTCCACGATGGGTCCTGGTGTCAGGGTCAACGTGAAGGACCTGATGGCTTCGGTATAA
- the rpmG gene encoding 50S ribosomal protein L33 produces MGEAKKKGPVEKIALQCTECKQKNYTTEKNRRNTQGKLELSKYCPFERKHTLHRETKIK; encoded by the coding sequence ATGGGTGAAGCAAAGAAGAAAGGTCCCGTGGAGAAAATTGCTCTCCAGTGCACCGAATGCAAGCAGAAGAACTATACCACCGAGAAGAATCGGAGAAATACTCAAGGTAAGCTTGAGTTGAGCAAGTATTGTCCGTTTGAGCGCAAGCATACCTTGCACCGCGAGACAAAGATTAAATAA
- the rplJ gene encoding 50S ribosomal protein L10 encodes MDYKTRITPAKEEAVKALKDEFSQYTGYIFTDYRGMTVEQITNLRRTLMKKDAAYRVVKNRFAKIALTELNNQADAQLVGPTAIALVRGDEANIVAKDLFASSKEGSPLQVKGAMLDGKFFTPEEVEAFSKLPTKLELIASLMGTMKAPVQKLAATLLAYVENNGGSVSATEEN; translated from the coding sequence ATGGATTACAAGACTCGTATTACCCCCGCCAAGGAAGAGGCCGTAAAGGCATTGAAGGATGAGTTCAGCCAGTATACCGGATACATCTTCACCGATTACCGTGGAATGACTGTTGAACAGATTACCAATCTGCGAAGAACCCTCATGAAGAAGGACGCTGCCTACCGTGTTGTAAAGAACCGGTTTGCAAAGATTGCTTTGACCGAACTGAACAACCAGGCTGATGCTCAGCTGGTTGGTCCGACCGCCATTGCACTTGTCCGTGGTGATGAGGCGAATATTGTAGCTAAGGACCTGTTTGCCTCTAGCAAGGAGGGTTCCCCCCTCCAGGTTAAGGGTGCAATGCTCGATGGTAAGTTTTTCACTCCTGAAGAGGTTGAGGCTTTCAGCAAGCTCCCGACCAAGCTGGAATTGATTGCTTCCTTGATGGGCACCATGAAGGCCCCGGTGCAGAAGCTGGCAGCAACTTTGCTTGCCTATGTCGAGAACAATGGCGGTTCTGTTTCCGCCACCGAAGAGAACTGA
- a CDS encoding helix-turn-helix domain-containing protein, producing MQKFWERVKLLLRAPSVVDLANQLGVKRSTLSSWVQTDRRPPMSVLLKISEKSGVTIEQLEYGLDYKLQDEDEAAEDIPECKKELKTWIDDLEPEEVYCLKPLLAYLRNQSLARKI from the coding sequence ATGCAAAAATTCTGGGAGAGAGTAAAACTGTTGCTGCGCGCTCCATCGGTGGTTGATTTAGCCAACCAACTCGGCGTGAAGCGGAGTACACTCTCCAGCTGGGTACAGACAGACAGACGTCCTCCCATGAGTGTTCTACTCAAAATATCAGAGAAGTCCGGCGTTACCATAGAGCAGCTTGAATACGGCCTTGATTACAAACTTCAAGACGAGGACGAAGCTGCCGAGGATATCCCGGAATGCAAGAAGGAGCTCAAGACCTGGATCGACGATCTTGAACCGGAAGAAGTGTACTGTCTCAAACCATTGCTTGCCTATCTCAGAAACCAATCCCTTGCACGAAAGATTTGA
- a CDS encoding glycogen/starch/alpha-glucan phosphorylase, whose protein sequence is MKDQIKTRYGHTAKDIAQDFAEHLKYSQDADMYHTTQEGRYTALALTVRDRIIHQWNLSRKTQRQQSAKRVYYLSLEFLMGRAMTNNVINLGLEGPVREALASLGYTYEELSEMEPDAGLGNGGLGRLAACFLDSLATLEIPAYGYGIRYNYGIFRQQIKNGWQAEQPDNWLRDGNPWEVLRPDVVYPVQFGGEVRVIRERGKDQFKWIGSETVHGIAYDTPIIGYGCKTVNTLRLWSAKSPDEFDFHEFNDGDYTEAVRSKISAENLSQVLYPNDTQYMGKELRLKQQYFFVACSLADIIRRFKRENKSWSLLPDFAAIQLNDTHPSLAVPELMRILLDEELLDWDSAWDITTRTLAYTNHTLMPEALEKWSLPMLAKILPRHMQIMYEINHRFLQQAVSYFPLQPQMLGKISIIEESNPKQVRMANLAIIGSHSTNGVAALHSELLKKQMFPQFNLIFPDRFNNKTNGITQRRWLLASNPKLADLIKSAIGDAWITDFSKISDLKAFAADKNFLLDFKAIKEENKVRCAAFLKTESGMIINPHSFFDVQVKRIHEYKRQLLNALNILLIYNDLKNDGEATKNMESTTFLFGGKAAPGYVNAKLIIKLINNIAKVINVDPVTRDRLAIHFMPNYRVSMAEIVIPATNLSQQISTAGTEASGTGNMKFMCNGALTIGTMDGANVEIAEEAGKENMFIFGHTEEQIAKLSHTYDPFSVVMADDEIKKAIDLLFSGYFNVNEPNIFEPLRRSLFEEGDRYYHFADLRMYSDAHRKARELYAKDSTEWNHRAVLNVASSGKFSSDRTIAEYAKDIWNIQACPVAKDTDEDTALQDARKRK, encoded by the coding sequence ATGAAGGATCAGATAAAAACACGTTACGGCCATACTGCGAAAGACATAGCTCAGGACTTCGCTGAGCACCTCAAGTACAGCCAAGACGCTGATATGTACCATACCACCCAAGAGGGCCGCTATACCGCCCTCGCCCTCACGGTCCGCGATAGAATCATCCATCAATGGAACCTCAGCAGAAAGACACAGAGGCAGCAAAGCGCAAAGCGCGTCTATTACCTCTCCCTTGAATTCCTCATGGGACGGGCTATGACCAATAATGTCATCAATCTCGGCTTGGAGGGACCTGTACGGGAAGCCCTCGCCTCTCTCGGCTACACCTATGAGGAACTCAGTGAAATGGAACCCGATGCAGGATTGGGGAACGGGGGACTCGGTCGACTGGCTGCCTGCTTTCTGGACTCCTTGGCAACACTTGAGATTCCTGCCTATGGATACGGCATCCGCTACAACTACGGCATTTTCCGTCAGCAGATAAAGAACGGCTGGCAGGCAGAGCAACCGGACAACTGGTTGCGGGACGGAAATCCTTGGGAGGTCCTGCGACCGGATGTAGTCTACCCCGTACAGTTCGGTGGAGAGGTGCGGGTCATCCGTGAACGCGGCAAGGACCAATTCAAATGGATCGGCAGTGAAACCGTACACGGCATTGCATACGACACCCCGATCATCGGCTATGGCTGCAAGACGGTAAATACCTTGCGGCTGTGGTCGGCCAAAAGCCCCGATGAGTTTGACTTTCATGAATTCAACGATGGTGACTACACCGAAGCGGTGCGCTCCAAAATTTCCGCTGAGAACCTCAGCCAAGTCCTCTATCCCAACGATACGCAGTATATGGGCAAGGAATTGCGGCTGAAGCAGCAATATTTCTTTGTCGCCTGTTCACTGGCTGATATCATCAGACGCTTCAAACGCGAAAACAAAAGCTGGTCTCTCCTTCCCGACTTTGCAGCCATCCAGCTCAACGACACCCACCCTTCCCTCGCAGTACCTGAATTGATGCGTATCCTCTTGGATGAGGAGTTACTCGATTGGGACAGTGCATGGGATATCACAACCAGGACGCTGGCATACACCAACCATACGCTCATGCCTGAAGCCTTGGAGAAATGGTCTCTGCCGATGCTGGCGAAAATTCTTCCGCGTCATATGCAAATCATGTATGAGATCAACCATCGATTCCTGCAACAGGCCGTCTCCTACTTCCCGCTGCAACCGCAAATGCTCGGAAAAATCAGTATTATCGAGGAGTCCAATCCGAAGCAGGTCAGAATGGCTAACTTGGCGATCATCGGCAGCCACAGCACCAACGGCGTTGCAGCCTTGCACTCCGAACTGCTTAAAAAGCAGATGTTCCCCCAGTTCAACCTGATTTTCCCCGATCGATTCAACAACAAGACCAACGGCATCACCCAAAGGAGATGGCTGCTGGCCTCAAACCCCAAACTTGCCGACCTGATCAAGAGTGCCATCGGTGATGCATGGATTACCGATTTCAGCAAAATCTCCGATCTCAAGGCCTTTGCTGCAGACAAGAACTTCCTTTTGGATTTCAAGGCAATCAAGGAGGAGAACAAGGTCCGTTGTGCTGCTTTCCTGAAAACGGAAAGTGGGATGATCATAAACCCTCACTCCTTCTTTGATGTGCAGGTCAAAAGAATACATGAGTACAAGAGGCAGCTGCTCAATGCGCTGAACATTCTGCTCATCTACAACGACCTGAAGAACGACGGTGAGGCTACCAAGAACATGGAAAGCACCACATTCCTCTTCGGAGGTAAGGCGGCACCCGGGTATGTGAATGCAAAGTTGATCATCAAACTCATCAACAATATTGCCAAGGTGATCAATGTAGATCCTGTCACCCGCGACCGCCTGGCTATTCACTTCATGCCCAACTACCGAGTCTCCATGGCTGAGATCGTCATCCCCGCCACGAACCTCTCCCAGCAAATCTCAACTGCAGGCACGGAAGCCTCAGGAACCGGAAACATGAAATTCATGTGCAACGGGGCTTTGACCATCGGTACGATGGATGGTGCAAACGTGGAAATTGCAGAGGAAGCAGGAAAGGAAAATATGTTCATCTTTGGACATACCGAAGAGCAAATTGCCAAACTCAGCCATACCTACGACCCCTTCTCTGTTGTCATGGCGGATGATGAAATCAAGAAGGCAATCGACTTGTTGTTCAGCGGCTACTTCAATGTGAATGAACCCAACATCTTTGAGCCTCTTCGCAGAAGCCTCTTTGAGGAAGGGGACCGATATTACCACTTTGCAGACCTACGGATGTACAGCGATGCCCACCGCAAAGCAAGGGAACTGTATGCCAAGGACAGTACGGAATGGAATCATCGGGCCGTTCTCAATGTTGCCTCAAGCGGAAAATTCTCCAGTGACCGTACCATCGCTGAGTATGCCAAGGATATCTGGAATATTCAGGCATGTCCGGTTGCCAAGGATACAGATGAAGATACTGCTCTGCAGGACGCAAGAAAACGCAAGTAG
- a CDS encoding DUF554 domain-containing protein, with product MIATYFNALMIIVGSLLGLLLKNKLKASYQEVVFTSSGLVTLVIGISMAMQTGSYLILLFSVVLGGFIGYALRIEDGVLALGTWMERRLSRGRGNAESGRNFALGFLNASLLFCSGAMTVVGSIQAGTVGDYQLILVKSIMDGCMAIIFSAVYGPGVLASALFVLLYQGFFTLAGGAIAPVLGDAGINELAAVGGVLLMMIGFGLLDIRKSKTGNFLPAMIVAPLLALASPMFKSFVQGIGF from the coding sequence ATGATTGCTACCTATTTCAATGCCCTCATGATTATTGTCGGGTCCTTGCTCGGATTATTACTGAAGAACAAGCTCAAGGCTTCGTATCAGGAGGTGGTTTTCACCTCGTCAGGCCTTGTTACCTTGGTTATCGGCATTTCCATGGCGATGCAGACAGGTTCGTATCTGATCCTGCTCTTTTCTGTGGTCCTTGGCGGTTTTATCGGGTATGCCTTACGAATCGAGGACGGGGTGCTCGCACTCGGCACGTGGATGGAAAGACGTTTGTCCAGGGGTAGGGGCAATGCAGAGAGTGGACGCAATTTTGCCTTGGGCTTTCTCAACGCATCCCTCTTGTTCTGTAGTGGTGCCATGACGGTTGTAGGGTCCATCCAAGCAGGGACTGTGGGGGATTATCAGCTTATTCTGGTCAAATCAATCATGGATGGATGCATGGCGATTATTTTCAGTGCAGTGTATGGGCCCGGGGTTTTGGCAAGCGCGTTGTTTGTGTTGCTGTATCAGGGGTTCTTCACGCTTGCAGGGGGAGCCATAGCCCCGGTACTCGGCGATGCAGGGATTAACGAACTCGCTGCAGTAGGGGGCGTGTTGTTGATGATGATCGGTTTTGGTTTGCTGGACATCCGCAAGAGTAAAACAGGTAATTTCCTCCCTGCAATGATTGTTGCACCGCTGTTGGCTCTAGCCTCACCGATGTTCAAATCTTTCGTGCAAGGGATTGGTTTCTGA
- the nusG gene encoding transcription termination/antitermination protein NusG: protein MAKGWYVVHTYSGYEQKIERIINKMRETDTDFALVCTDVKVPFETVVEVKDGVRRDVKRKILPGYILVELDLPDHSWKTWCSQVKRIQGVTGFVTPNDSVKPQPLNAAEVKSLFQKTGDLPAEKVFKPKQSFSIGEQVRIIEGPFDSFTGVIEEVNLEKARMRVSVGIFGRSTPVEVDFLQVEKIL from the coding sequence ATGGCAAAGGGCTGGTACGTAGTACATACTTATTCGGGATACGAACAAAAGATTGAGCGAATCATCAACAAGATGCGCGAGACCGATACGGACTTCGCGCTCGTTTGCACTGATGTGAAGGTCCCCTTTGAGACCGTCGTTGAAGTGAAAGACGGGGTGAGACGTGATGTGAAGCGCAAAATTCTTCCTGGATACATCCTCGTTGAGCTCGACTTGCCTGATCACAGTTGGAAAACCTGGTGTTCCCAGGTTAAGCGCATTCAAGGGGTAACCGGTTTTGTTACACCCAACGATAGTGTGAAACCGCAGCCGTTGAATGCCGCCGAGGTGAAGAGCCTCTTCCAGAAGACCGGTGATCTACCTGCTGAAAAGGTATTCAAGCCTAAGCAGTCGTTCTCCATTGGGGAACAGGTTCGTATCATTGAGGGTCCGTTCGACTCCTTTACCGGAGTCATTGAAGAAGTCAATCTTGAAAAGGCCCGCATGCGGGTCAGCGTTGGAATTTTCGGACGCTCCACTCCGGTTGAGGTGGATTTCCTGCAAGTAGAAAAGATTCTGTAG
- the secE gene encoding preprotein translocase subunit SecE: MKKFFKYFKESHQELKKVVWPSREAVISSTKVVLVSTVIVAVFLGLVDFLLLKGVLFVL; encoded by the coding sequence ATGAAGAAGTTTTTTAAGTATTTCAAGGAGTCCCACCAGGAACTAAAAAAGGTTGTCTGGCCCTCCCGTGAAGCTGTCATTTCTTCGACTAAGGTCGTACTTGTTTCCACAGTCATCGTCGCAGTATTCCTTGGGTTGGTGGATTTCCTCCTGCTCAAGGGTGTGTTGTTCGTTCTGTAA
- a CDS encoding nucleotidyltransferase family protein, with product MQNLLLAAGLGSRSEGKKLLFSYQGETLVHRSVRQSLLAGLYTVVVTGFKADAVQEAIKDLFCDNLLVVHNPEYERGQGSSTRCGACHLRETESFFISLSDMPLIEERHYRFLMQHCTAQAARPSYKGRLGHPVLLSSTFLEVIKSQNDPFTMRTLLAAYPVQEIEVDDEAYILDIDTLQDYQTLLSREQPPQSLAK from the coding sequence ATGCAAAATCTCTTGTTGGCCGCCGGTCTTGGTTCACGCAGCGAAGGAAAAAAATTGCTTTTCTCCTATCAAGGAGAGACGTTGGTCCATCGCTCGGTAAGGCAATCATTGCTCGCCGGCCTCTACACGGTAGTGGTGACCGGGTTTAAGGCCGATGCAGTACAAGAGGCAATAAAGGACCTATTCTGTGACAACCTTTTGGTCGTACACAATCCTGAGTATGAGAGGGGTCAGGGAAGCTCCACCCGCTGCGGTGCCTGTCACCTCAGAGAGACGGAAAGCTTTTTCATCTCCCTTTCGGACATGCCCCTCATCGAGGAGAGGCACTATCGATTCCTCATGCAGCACTGCACAGCTCAGGCAGCCAGACCCAGCTACAAAGGCAGACTGGGCCATCCGGTCCTGCTTTCATCGACCTTCCTGGAGGTTATTAAAAGCCAGAATGACCCGTTCACCATGCGAACACTGCTTGCAGCGTATCCCGTTCAGGAAATAGAGGTAGACGATGAAGCCTACATCCTGGACATCGATACGCTGCAAGACTATCAGACACTGCTATCTAGAGAGCAACCACCTCAGAGCCTTGCAAAGTAA
- the rplL gene encoding 50S ribosomal protein L7/L12 has product MATKEEILESIAKMSVMEVADLIKMMEDKFGVKAAAAAVAAGPVAEAAAAVEEPTEFNVILKACDPTKKIAAIKEVRAITGLGLKEAKDLVEAGDKVVKESVSKADAAALKEKLEAAGCTVEVKPVD; this is encoded by the coding sequence ATGGCTACTAAAGAAGAGATTTTGGAATCGATCGCAAAAATGTCCGTAATGGAAGTCGCTGACCTCATCAAGATGATGGAAGACAAGTTTGGTGTAAAGGCTGCTGCCGCCGCTGTTGCTGCCGGCCCCGTTGCTGAAGCTGCTGCTGCAGTGGAAGAACCCACTGAATTCAACGTCATCCTCAAGGCTTGCGATCCGACCAAGAAGATTGCAGCAATCAAGGAAGTCCGTGCTATCACCGGCCTCGGCCTGAAGGAAGCAAAGGACCTGGTTGAAGCAGGTGACAAGGTTGTTAAGGAAAGCGTCAGCAAGGCCGATGCAGCTGCTCTCAAGGAGAAACTTGAAGCTGCTGGTTGTACTGTTGAAGTTAAGCCCGTTGACTAA
- the rplK gene encoding 50S ribosomal protein L11, with protein sequence MAKKKVTAVIKLQCPAQKATPAPPIGPALGPHGVSAPKFVQEFNEKTKNYEAGLILPVIITVYADKSFTFILKTPPAAVLIKKALGIASGSGSPNKVKVGKLSQAQLTDIAQTKLEDLNANDIEAAKKIIAGTARSMGVEVEQ encoded by the coding sequence ATGGCAAAGAAAAAGGTAACTGCAGTCATCAAATTGCAGTGCCCTGCCCAGAAGGCTACGCCGGCACCCCCGATTGGGCCCGCGCTTGGACCTCATGGTGTCAGTGCCCCTAAGTTTGTCCAGGAGTTCAACGAAAAAACGAAGAACTACGAAGCTGGACTTATTCTTCCCGTCATCATTACTGTGTATGCCGACAAGAGCTTCACGTTCATCCTGAAGACTCCCCCTGCTGCCGTCCTTATCAAGAAAGCTCTTGGTATTGCCAGCGGAAGCGGTAGTCCCAACAAGGTGAAGGTTGGCAAGCTTTCTCAGGCACAGCTGACCGACATTGCACAGACCAAGCTTGAAGACCTCAACGCCAATGACATTGAGGCCGCCAAGAAGATCATTGCAGGAACTGCCCGCAGTATGGGCGTAGAGGTGGAGCAGTAA